From Plasmodium relictum strain SGS1 genome assembly, chromosome: 8, the proteins below share one genomic window:
- a CDS encoding stomatin-like protein encodes MIILNKKINWSKAFLQNYKNIKYNKNILNQNRNYYTNNYILENFRSLNYNKNIFNQRRNFYTSNGNKKFSKKFWNNLGFVIIPQETAYIVERLGKYKKTLLAGFHFLIPFIDKVAYVFSLKEETITIPNQTAITKDNVTLNIDGVLYIKCENPYNSSYGIEDAIFAVTQLAQVTMRSELGKLTLDATFLERDNLNEKIVKAINESAKNWGIKCMRYEIRDIILPLNIKNAMEKQAEAERRKRAEILQSEGERESEINIAIGKKRKSILIAEGQSFAIKAKADATAEAIEIISNKIKKLDSNNAISLLIAEQYIDVFSNICKNNNTIIIPADLNNISSLISQSLSIYNNIQNSKKTNNKIESHSNNNLIPSDVKN; translated from the coding sequence atgattattttaaataaaaaaatcaacTGGAGCAAAGCTTTCTTGCAAAACTATAAgaacataaaatataataaaaatatattaaatcaGAATAGGAATTATTATAccaataattatatattagaaaattttagaagtttaaattataataaaaatatatttaatcaaAGAAGAAATTTCTACACTAGTAAtggaaataaaaagttttcaaaaaaattttggaATAATTTAGGTTTTGTGATAATACCTCAAGAAACAGCTTACATAGTTGAAAGAttaggaaaatataaaaaaactttattagcaggctttcattttttaataccATTTATAGATAAAGTAGCATatgttttttcattaaaagaGGAAACAATTACTATACCAAATCAAACAGCTATTACAAAAGATAATGTTACTTTAAATATTGATGgagtattatatataaaatgtgAAAACCCTTATAATTCTTCATATGGAATTGAGGATGCCATTTTTGCAGTGACTCAATTGGCTCAAGTTACGATGAGATCAGAATTAGGAAAACTAACATTAGATGCAACATTTTTAGAAAgagataatttaaatgaaaaaattgtaaaagcTATAAATGAATCTGCAAAAAATTGGGGAATAAAATGCATGAGATATGAAATTCGTGATATAATTTTGccattaaatataaaaaatgctATGGAAAAACAAGCAGAAGcagaaagaagaaaaagagcAGAAATTTTACAAAGTGAAGGAGAGAGAGAAAGTGAAATAAATATTGCTATtggaaaaaagagaaaatcaATTTTAATAGCTGAAGGACAATCTTTTGCTATAAAGGCAAAAGCTGATGCTACTGCTGAAGCTATTGAAATAAtttctaataaaattaagaagTTGGATTCCAATAATGCAATCTCTTTACTTATTGCAGAACAGTACATCGATgtattttctaatatatgtaaaaacaATAATACAATTATTATCCCAGCTGATTTAAATAACATTAGTAGTTTAATTTCTCAATCTCTCtctatttataataatattcaaaattcaaaaaagacaaacaataaaatagaatcacattcaaataataatttaattccATCTGATGTAAAGAATTGA
- the RPB1 gene encoding DNA-directed RNA polymerase II subunit RPB1, putative: protein MTIDLNVPYSACDLKRVKRLELGVLDPEIIKKISVCEIVNVDIYKDGLPREGGLNDIRMGTIDYKTLCGTCNMNVKYCPGHFGHIQLAKPMYHYGFMNVVLNVLRCVCYHCGRLLCNMNNSKVKYIEKIKVNSLRLKKLSELCSSIKVCDHSAHEDSLNINDSSIDNFYNNDLSNLNVNQQMLLNPNSYSNIFEMVSKEDVDCGCVQPKYTREGPNMFIQFLHSSEEDIDESKRKLSAEEALEILKKIRKEEMDILGFNSDRCIPSSLILTYIPIPPPCARPYVQYGNQRSEDDLTLKLLDIVKTNIQLKRQTDRGAKSHVLQDLCSLLQFHITTLFDNDIPGMPIATTRSKKPIKAIRTRLKGKEGRLRGNLMGKRVDFSARTVITGDPNLDIDYIGVPKSVAMTLTFCETVTPLNYEDLKRRVERGPYEWPGAKYIIRDNGTKYDLRHVRKNSEKELEYGYKVERHMTDEDYILFNRQPSLHKMSIMGHKAKILPYSTFRLNLAVTSPYNADFDGDEMNLHLAQSHETRSEIKHLMIVQKQIVSPQGNKPVMGIVQDSLLAIRKFTRRDNFLCKEEVMSLLIWIPYWNHVIPTPAIIKPKALWTGKQIFSMLLQFDDMNKNSDLLNNKMGDNNLKSEEEVKRNGITKIGNNQPNSPCSIVDNVNHVSNTFNSNVKNSVNSNDNFNSFRNLNMVKINLIRDSSTSCKDDNPYCSVNDGKVIIKNNELLSGIICKRTVGSSSGSLIHILWHEMGPDKTKDFISALQKVTNNWLEYIGFTVSCSDIIASNKILDKVKEILNKSKKEVTKLVKKAQRGELECQPGKSLYESFETRVNNELNCAREMAGKVASESLDERNNIFSMVASGSKGSIINISQIISCVGQQNVEGKRIPFGFNQRSLPHFIKFDYGPESRGFVSNSYLSGLSPQEVFFHAMGGREGIIDTACKTSETGYIQRRLIKAMEDVMVQYDRTVRNSYGDIIQFLYGEDGMAGEYIEDQIIDLMKLDNKEINKLYKYNFDEEFYGKDFYLCKSEEGKASYIDYNKQNILNQEFEELYKCKNYLCKEIFPDGDIRQHLPINMNRLIEYAKSQFPFIPLINSKSKNRYSERIQSKIKIKKKKKKKKNEANNDEQKNDLYYDGINNLHNNALDNYNNELLSEIKKEYENNDLSNIIKCQKSYNEIKPFNEEANNEIETDGNEDEEDDNDDDSYYYSDSSFQGNKKHFENTLKNYEQEDSSMVNPIDIVHKVNNFLEKLVIIKQINSNDTLSLEAQNNATILLKAHLRTYLNSKLLTQTHKISLKGIDWLLQEIEKNFYKSLCHPGECVGALAAQSIGEPATQMTLNTFHFAGVGSKNVTLGVPRLKELINIVKNVKTPSTTIYLDDLVSNDQQKAKDILTKLEYTTLRQLTSHAQIIYDPCTTTTILEEDKSWVNEFYEFPDEDDTQYTLGEWVLRIQLTNIHVNEKKLTMKEIVYIIYSVFSSDELDIIYTDDNSEDLILRIRVKYLNGEYNFINDDDDDDNGDEEEDDYNNIANSFKTKKNTSSDMNNNLNEKNDDNLSVNSNQSQKNNNSNESKIRNNNKKAGENDYKNYNEDDSLFGNNTKNNNDNSTNSKSMFNNYENMKESGNQDDIYNKSTSKLMEDDAQMKNRNKNNNPLLSKEDTEDTFLKKLMEQCLSTLKLRGIENITKVYMREEAKINYDVENGKFVRSSHWVLDTDGCNLENIFCAPLVDYKKTISNDIVEIFEVLGIEAVRRALLKELRTVISFDSSYVNYRHLSILCDVMTQKGYLMSITRHGINRVDKGPLIKCSFEETVEILLEAAAFAQVDHLKGITENIMLGQLCKIGTGAFDIIIDNQKLNDANQNLETIQDITSAGFTTPDTYHGITPDGLQSPVPINTLNSPLPFSPTYNSNLLSPTAPIDNVNSILSPQCLQNYPDNIMSPSKNDFNNLDTLKLGGKFSPTQSPKSPTSIVHSPFSPFDHHNQQPIDPNQLFSPKSNLMNYNVFSPKANMNNIQSPVLYSPNPMLDIFSPKPQMQSNIYSPSYSPTSPSYNADNVYYSPTSPKNQMDDIKSNIKYNVMSPVYSVTSPKYSPMSPQYSPTSPVANNPGSPHYSPYSITSPKFSPTSPAYSISSPVYDKSAVMNNQPLSPAYIIQSPVQVKQNIQDAHIFSPIQQSNKNETQNDDPFSPIPYNIEEDEMQEMKED, encoded by the coding sequence atgacaaTTGATTTAAATGTTCCTTATTCAGCATGTGATTTAAAAAGAGTAAAGAGATTAGAATTGGGAGTATTAGATCCtgagataataaaaaaaataagtgtGTGTGAAATAGTCAAtgtagatatatataaagatggACTACCGAGAGAAGGGGGTTTAAATGATATTAGAATGGGAACTATTGATTATAAAACATTATGTGGTACTTGTAATATGAATGTTAAATATTGCCCTGGACATTTTGGCCATATACAGCTAGCAAAACCAATGTATCACTATGGTTTTATGAACGTAGTTTTAAATGTTTTAAGATGTGTATGCTACCACTGTGGTAGATTGTTATGCAATATGAATAATTCAAAAGTAAAATACAtcgaaaaaataaaagtaaatagcctaagattaaaaaaattatcagaATTGTGCTCATCTATAAAGGTTTGTGATCATTCTGCACATGAAGATTCATTGAATATTAATGATAGCTCAatagataatttttataacaatGATTTAAGTAATTTAAACGTAAATCAACAAATGCTTTTAAATCCAAATAGTTATAGTAATATATTTGAAATGGTAAGTAAGGAAGATGTAGACTGTGGTTGTGTACAACCTAAATACACTAGAGAAGGACCAAATATGTTTATTCAATTTTTACATAGTAGCGAAGAAGATATTGACGaaagtaaaagaaaattaagtGCTGAAGAAGCattagaaatattaaaaaaaataagaaaagaagaaatgGATATTTTAGGATTTAATTCAGATAGATGTATTCCTTCATCTTTAATCTTAACATATATACCTATTCCTCCTCCATGTGCTAGGCCTTATGTTCAATATGGAAACCAAAGAAGTGAAGACGATTTgactttaaaattattagatATTGTAAAAACTAATATTCAGTTAAAAAGACAAACAGACAGAGGTGCCAAGTCTCATGTTCTCCAAGATTTATGTTCATTATTACAATTTCACATTACAACCCTATTTGATAATGATATACCAGGAATGCCTATTGCTACTACTAGGTCAAAAAAACCAATTAAGGCAATAAGAACAAGATTAAAAGGCAAAGAAGGAAGATTGAGAGGAAATTTAATGGGGAAAAGAGTAGATTTTTCCGCAAGAACTGTAATTACAGGGGATCCTAATTTAGATATTGATTATATTGGAGTACCTAAATCAGTTGCTATGACTTTAACATTTTGTGAAACTGTCACCCCATTAAATTATGAAGATTTGAAAAGAAGGGTAGAAAGAGGACCCTATGAATGGCCAGGtgcaaaatatattataagaGATAATGGAACAAAATATGATTTAAGACATGTAAGAAAAAATTCTGAAAAAGAATTAGAATATGGATATAAAGTAGAAAGACATATGACGGATGaagattatatattatttaataggCAACCATCATTACATAAAATGAGTATCATGGGTCACAAAGCAAAAATTTTACCTTATTCTACTTTTCGATTAAATTTAGCAGTAACCTCTCCATATAATGCTGATTTTGATGGAGATGAAATGAATTTGCATTTAGCTCAATCTCATGAAACAAGGTCGGAAATTAAACATTTAATGATAGTTCAAAAACAAATAGTTTCTCCGCAAGGAAATAAACCTGTTATGGGTATAGTTCAAGATTCTTTATTAGCTATTAGAAAATTTACAAGAagagataattttttatgtaaagaAGAAGTTATGTCTTTATTAATATGGATTCCTTACTGGAATCATGTAATACCAACCCCTGCTATAATAAAACCAAAAGCATTATGGACAGGAAAACAAATATTTTCTATGTTGCTACAATTTGATGATATGAACAAAAATAGTGATCtattaaataacaaaatgggtgataacaatttaaaaagtGAAGAGGAAGTAAAAAGAAATGGTATCACAAAAATAGGGAACAATCAACCAAATAGCCCTTGCTCTATTGTAGATAATGTTAACCACGTAAGTAATACATTTAATAGTAATGTAAAGAATTCAGTAAATAgtaatgataattttaattcatttagaAATCTCAATAtggtaaaaattaatttaattagaGATTCTTCTACTTCATGTAAAGATGATAATCCTTATTGTTCAGTTAATGATGGAAaagttattataaaaaacaaCGAATTATTAAGTGGAATTATTTGTAAAAGGACTGTTGGTTCTTCAAGTGGTTCCttaattcatatattatGGCATGAGATGGGTCCAGATAAGACAAAAGATTTTATTTCTGCTTTACAGAAGGTTACTAATAATTGGTTAGAGTATATTGGTTTTACTGTTAGTTGTTCTGACATTATAGCAAGCAATAAAATTTTAGACaaagtaaaagaaatattgAATAAGTCTAAAAAAGAAGTTACAAAACTAGTTAAAAAAGCACAAAGAGGAGAATTAGAATGTCAACCTGGGAAGTCTTTATATGAATCTTTTGAAACAAGAGtgaataatgaattaaattgTGCTCGAGAAATGGCAGGAAAAGTTGCATCTGAAAGTTTAGatgaaagaaataatatttttagtatGGTTGCAAGTGGATCTAAGGGAtctataattaatatatcgCAAATTATATCCTGTGTTGGTCAGCAAAATGTAGAAGGAAAGAGAATTCCTTTTGGGTTTAACCAGAGGTCCTTACctcattttattaaatttgatTATGGACCAGAAAGTAGAGGTTTTGTTTCTAATTCATACTTAAGTGGCTTATCTCCCCAAGAAGTTTTCTTTCATGCTATGGGAGGTAGAGAAGGTATTATTGATACTGCATGCAAAACTTCCGAAACAGGTTACATACAAAGAAGATTAATTAAAGCAATGGAGGATGTTATGGTCCAGTATGATAGAACTGTAAGAAATTCTTATGGAGatattattcaatttttatatGGAGAAGATGGTATGGCTGGAGAATATATAGAAGATCAAATTATTGATTTAATGAAATTagataataaagaaattaataaattatataaatataattttgatGAGGAATTTTACGGAAAAGATTTCTATTTATGCAAAAGCGAAGAAGGAAAAGCATCATATATAGATTAcaataaacaaaatatattaaatcaaGAATTTGAAGagttatataaatgtaaGAATTATTTATGTAAAGAAATATTTCCTGATGGTGATATAAGACAGCATTTACCTATTAACATGAATAGACTAATAGAATATGCAAAATCACAATTCCCATTTATTCCTCTAATTAACAGTAAATCTAAGAATAGATATAGTGAAAGAATTcaatcaaaaataaaaattaaaaaaaaaaaaaaaaaaaaaaaaaatgaagcgAATAATGATGAACAGAAGAATGATTTATATTATGATGGAATAAATAACTTACATAATAATGCTTTAGATAACTATAATAATGAACTTTTGtcagaaataaaaaaagaatatgagAATAATGATCTttctaatattataaaatgccaaaaatcatataatgaaattaaaccGTTTAACGAGGAAgcaaataatgaaatagaaaCAGATGGtaatgaagatgaagaagatgaTAACGATGATGATAGTTATTACTATTCTGATAGTAGCTTTCAAGGAAACAAAAAGCATTTTGAAAATACgctaaaaaattatgaacaaGAAGATAGTTCCATGGTAAATCCAATAGATATAGTACATAAagtgaataattttttagaaaagttagttattataaaacaaattaaCAGCAATGACACACTATCTTTGGAAGCTCAAAATAATGCtactatattattaaaagcaCATTTGAGAACTTATTTAAACTCCAAATTATTAACACAAACTCATAAAATAAGCTTAAAAGGAATTGATTGGCTATTACaggaaattgaaaaaaactTTTACAAGTCTTTATGTCATCCTGGAGAATGTGTTGGGGCTCTAGCAGCTCAATCAATAGGAGAACCAGCTACGCAAATGACTTTAAATACATTTCATTTTGCAGGAGTAGGATCAAAAAATGTAACATTAGGTGTTCCCAGGTTAAAAGAACTAATAAATATAGTTAAGAATGTAAAAACACCATCAACTACTATTTATTTAGATGATCTTGTTTCTAATGATCAACAAAAAGCCAAAGATATATTGACAAAATTAGAATATACAACATTAAGACAATTAACATCTCATGCTCAAATTATTTATGATCCTTGTACAACTACTACTATTCTAGAAGAAGACAAATCTTGGGTTAATGAATTTTATGAATTTCCTGATGAAGATGACACGCAGTATACGTTAGGAGAATGGGTTTTGAGAATTCAATTAACAAACATACACGTAaacgaaaaaaaattgaCTATGAAGGAAATAGTTTACATTATATATTCTGTTTTTTCTAGTGATGAATTagatattatatatacagATGACAATTCAGAAGatttaattttaagaatAAGAGTTAAATATTTGAATGGTGAAtacaattttataaatgatgatgatgatgatgataATGGAGACGAAGAAGAGGATGATTACAATAACATTgcaaattcttttaaaactAAAAAGAATACGTCATCTGACATGAATaacaatttaaatgaaaaaaatgatgataatTTAAGTGTAAATAGTAATCAAtctcaaaaaaataataatagtaatgaaagtaaaataaggaataataataaaaaagcaGGAGaaaatgattataaaaattataatgaagaTGATTCTCTTTTTggtaataatacaaaaaataataatgataattctACTAACAGTAAAAGTATgtttaataattatgaaaatatgaaAGAGTCAGGAAATCAAgatgatatatataacaaGTCAACATCAAAGCTTATGGAGGATGATGCTCAAatgaaaaatagaaataaaaataataatccTCTTTTATCAAAAGAAGATACAGAagatacttttttaaaaaaattgatggAGCAATGTTTATCAACTTTAAAATTAAGAGGTAttgaaaatataacaaaagtTTATATGAGAGAAGAagcaaaaataaattatgatGTTGAAAATGGTAAATTTGTAAGGAGTTCTCATTGGGTATTAGATACAGATGGGTGCAATTTAGAAAACATTTTTTGTGCTCCTCTTGTAGACtataaaaaaactatatCTAATGATATAGTAGAGATATTTGAAGTATTAGGAATAGAAGCAGTTAGAAGAGCATTGCTAAAAGAATTAAGAACAGTTATATCTTTCGATAGTTCTTATGTTAATTATAGACATTTATCTATATTATGTGACGTTATGACACAAAAGGGTTATTTAATGTCAATAACTAGACATGGTATAAATAGAGTAGATAAAGGACCATTAATAAAATGTAGTTTTGAAGAAACGGTAGAAATATTATTAGAGGCAGCTGCATTTGCACAAGTAGATCATTTAAAAGGAATTACAGAAAATATTATGTTAGGTCAATTATGTAAAATAGGAACAGGCGCATTTGACATAATTATTGATAATCAAAAATTAAACGATGCAAATCAAAATTTAGAAACAATCCAAGATATAACAAGTGCAGGTTTTACAACCCCTGATACATATCATGGAATTACACCAGATGGTCTTCAATCTCCAGTACCAATAAATACATTAAATTCACCTTTACCTTTTTCACCAACATATAATTCGAATTTACTGTCTCCTACCGCACCAATAGATAATGTTAATAGTATTTTGTCACCCCAATGCTTGCAAAATTATCCTGATAATATTATGTCTCCttcaaaaaatgattttaataatttagataCCTTAAAATTAGGTGGAAAATTTTCTCCAACACAATCTCCTAAATCTCCTACCTCAATTGTTCATTCTCCTTTCTCTCCATTTGACCATCATAATCAACAACCTATTGATCCCAATCAATTATTTTCTCCAAAGAgtaatttaatgaattataatGTTTTTTCACCAAAGgcaaatatgaataatattcAATCTCCAGTTTTGTATTCTCCAAACCCTATGCTAGATATTTTTTCTCCTAAACCCCAGATGCAAAGTAACATTTATTCTCCTTCATATTCTCCTACTTCTCCTTCTTATAATGCAGACAACGTTTATTATTCACCTACTTCCCCAAAAAACCAAATGGACGATATTAAGtcaaatataaaatacaATGTTATGTCTCCTGTTTACTCAGTTACATCACCAAAATATTCTCCTATGTCTCCTCAGTATTCACCAACATCCCCTGTAGCTAATAACCCGGGCAGCCCTCATTATTCGCCTTATTCAATAACCTCTCCGAAATTTTCCCCAACGTCCCCAGCATATTCTATTAGTTCTCCAGTTTATGATAAAAGTGCAGTAATGAATAATCAGCCACTGTCTCCTGCTTATATAATACAATCTCCTGTACAAGTGAAGCAAAATATACAAGATGCTCATATTTTTTCTCCAATTCAGCaatctaataaaaatgaaactcAAAACGATGATCCATTTTCACCTATTCCCTATAACATTGAAGAAGATGAAATGCAGGAAATGAAAGAAGATTGA
- a CDS encoding proteasome regulatory protein, putative gives MDLKEFNELVKKRDEIENEINENLEFLEKPENKNVGMKGKLIDAEGFPRNDIDIYSIRVARNKIICLRNDYIDINKKIEEYLHKVHSTHPIIRVERNKNKNGDENLNGNKMYEEPNEEEIEHAKKNIFAIIDEIIDNSPSHKAGLKINDYVYQFGDVKKDEIKDDDTVCILKKISDYMSNNPSKIEIKILREEKIYTYCIFPNKTDKGLYIGCHLTPIKNLI, from the coding sequence atggatttaaaagaatttaatgAACTTGTGAAAAAAAGGGATGAaattgaaaatgaaataaatgaaaatttagaatttttagaaaaacctgaaaataaaaatgtaggTATGAAGGGGAAGTTAATTGATGCAGAAGGGTTTCCACGAAATGATATTGATATATATAGTATTAGGGTAGCTAGAAATAAAATCATTTGTTTAAGAAATGATTATATagatataaacaaaaaaatagaagaatatTTACATAAAGTTCATAGTACTCATCCAATAATACGTGttgaaagaaataaaaataaaaatggtgATGAAAATTTGAATGGAAATAAAATGTATGAAGAACCAAATGAAGAGGAGATTGaacatgcaaaaaaaaatatatttgctATAATAGATGAGATTATTGATAACTCTCCTTCTCATAAAGCTGgcttaaaaattaatgactATGTTTATCAATTTGGAGATGTAAAAAAGGATGAAATTAAAGATGATGATACCGTATGcatacttaaaaaaatatctgaTTACATGAGTAATAATCCAtcaaaaattgaaataaaaatattaagagaAGAAAAGATTTATACTTATTGTATTTTTCCTAATAAAACTGATAAAGGGTTATATATTGGGTGTCATCTAACACCTATCAAAaacttaatttaa